One genomic segment of Brachyhypopomus gauderio isolate BG-103 chromosome 19, BGAUD_0.2, whole genome shotgun sequence includes these proteins:
- the zeb1a gene encoding zinc finger E-box-binding homeobox 1 isoform X2, protein MATCAARRFSNVSEAASDSDDEDKLHIVEEDSIPDSPEEKPTVLQLSTAQLLHNGHDDGNLEPDALIQEIRVKEEPVTDEEDVEDYVSQTPRKGGRVLEEDQSTPERGVPDENGTPDEFSKLHTCPYCSRGYKRHTSLKEHIKLRHEKSDDFSCSVCSYTFTYRTQLDRHMTSHKSTREQRTMSQSGGNRKFKCTECPKAFKYKHHLKEHLRIHSGEKPYECSNCKKRFSHSGSYSSHISSKKCVGAPPAVNGLSRTPGVKAALTLSRPTRVLLREKVDNTPLQNQVPPKQIKQEPVEHELKAAPPTPVLPTTTTSTSANTSLTNAGSGQTLLPQGVVQTLVLPTLVQPFSINLSDLQNVLKVAMDGGLMRQVTSGTTANGPGANGPSANGPGANRPGANGPGAKFVGPFQAQQALVVQSAHPQTQIISAISLPVLDQDGNTKIVINYSVDPQVSSKLSSAVQPCATILQPSGTTPKLLQLNTTQSNTTQSTTTLSNTIPPNTTPPNTTPTQMPSIPKTAAAQVNAVKPSQTSNPSKAPSIIKVTKLVPAHAAQSKLPQPTLLLVRRADGSQSLVFRQLTTVGPNTQLTPATHSSTDPSSAPQRITTIATQSSTDTRSALERITAAVEQSSAPETIRPADDTQWSVDDCQPEDLSTTVSQSVRIKPEPKSPGATESEVQADEEGAPPRERETDRETERQTDRETERQTGRETEDGRDTEKSAASDLTPAHSSVACGNSFHNYATCLFCDNNSSSIDILDCLSSDEQGPATSLSSLLGEEGSAGERPLVESLLPLLKAYSKDPDPSEEQLSGVAESVSLPLHVVSRWFQRMRSKKILLRCPQQTNDDITPPVQSSDPQPQTTNTPPVQSSDPQPQTTNTLAASCDAAPAVRISDPPSPLNLSTNDFVIIKSEDSEEDGQVEPLDLSLPKPSSDTASVTLATSATKPSIPAQEEPLNLTCLRKNLLPGNTVYVSQAAAAGAISIVATPLPTLLAIAEPGGVPGLRTALSTHKRTILIPQLSYTFASPSTSSTAKATPPAFPDTQGTVLLNDCQKEEDAAVESMSGWEGLNDGDQSPNRKRRKTQGGQYACDLCDKIFQKSSSLLRHKYEHTGKRPHECGICKKAFKHKHHLIEHTRLHSGEKPYQCDKCGKRFSHSGSYSQHMNHRYSYCRKEAEPANKASTPPSQADSDERESEAEEEEEEEEEGERDGEEDIDLAGFDMSDIRVVRVGEEYDDDEEEEGAEEDRVVMEEDEEAHTLEEEMVETVEMEDMTDKKETGEENL, encoded by the exons ATGGCAACGTGTGCAG CGAGGAGGTTTTCTAATGTATCAGAAGCAGCTTCAGATTCTGATGATGAAGATAAACTCCATATTGTGGAGGAGGACAGTATTCCAGACAGTCCAGAGGAGAAGCCAACAGTACTTCAGCTCAGCACAGCCCAGCTGCTTCACAATGGGCACGATG ATGGCAACCTGGAGCCAGACGCCTTGATACAGGAAATAAGGGTCAAAG AGGAGCCTGTAACTGATGAAGAGGATGTTGAGGACTATGTCAGTCAGACACCGCGGAAGGGAGGAAGGGTTCTGGAGGAAGATCAGAGCACGCCAGAGAGAGGAGTCCCCGATGAGAACG gtacaCCTGATGAGTTCTCAAAGCTGCACACCTGTCCGTACTGTTCCCGTGGTTACAAGCGTCACACGTCGTTGAAGGAGCACATCAAACTGCGGCATGAGAAGAGTGATGACTTCAGCTGCTCTGTGTGCAGTTACACCTTCACCTACCGCACGCAGCTCGACCGTCACATGACCTCACATAAGAGCACGCGAGAGCAG CGGACCATGTCCCAGTCAGGAGGAAACAGGAAGTTTAAGTGTACAGAGTGTCCTAAAGCCTTTAAATACAAACATCACCTGAAGGAACACCTGCGCATCCACAGTG GTGAGAAGCCGTACGAGTGCTCCAACTGCAAAAAGCGCTTCTCCCACTCAGGCTCCTACAGCTCCCACATCAGCAGTAAGAAGTGTGTAggagcgccccctgctgtcaACGGCCTGTCTCGCACCCCTGGAGTCAAAGCTGCACTCACGCTGTCCCGGCCCACCCGTGTCCTCCTGCGGGAGAAAGTGGACAACACTCCCCTGCAGAATCAAGTCCCTCCCAAGCAAATTAAACAAGAACCTGTTGAACACGAACTCAAAGCTGCCCCCCCCACACCTGTGcttccaaccaccaccacctccacctccgctAACACCTCCCTCACTAACGCCGGGAGTGGCCAGACACTCCTCCCGCAGGGCGTGGTTCAGACCCTGGTTCTGCCCACTCTGGTCCAGCCATTCAGCATCAACCTGAGTGACCTGCAGAACGTTCTCAAGGTAGCGATGGATGGAGGTTTAATGCGTCAGGTGACAAGTGGCACAACAGCTAACGGGCCCGGCGCTAACGGGCCTAGCGCTAACGGGCCTGGCGCTAACAGGCCCGGCGCTAACGGGCCTGGCGCTAAGTTTGTAGGCCCGTTTCAGGCCCAACAGGCCCTGGTGGTGCAGAGCGCTCATCCACAGACCCAGATCATCTCCGCCATCTCTCTGCCCGTACTGGACCAAGATGGAAACACCAAGATCGTCATCAACTACAGCGTTGACCCGCAGGTCAGCTCGAAGCTCAGCTCAGCTGTACAGCCCTGTGCCACCATCCTGCAGCCCAGCGGGACCACACCCAAACTTCTACAGCTCAACACCACACAGTCCAACACCACACAGTCCACCACCACACTGTCCAACACCATACcgcccaacaccacaccacccaacaccactcccacacaaaTGCCAAGCATCCCCAAGACAGCAGCTGCACAGGTAAATGCTGTCAAACCCAGCCAGACCTCTAACCCCAGCAAAGCACCATCCATCATCAAGGTGACCAAACTGGTTCCTGCTCACGCAGCCCAGTCGAAGCTCCCACAGCCCACGCTGCTGCTGGTCAGACGAGCAGACGGCTCTCAGAGCCTGGTGTTCCGCCAGCTGACCACCGTCGGCCCCAACACACAGCTGACTCcagccacacacagcagcaccgACCCCAGCTCAGCTCCCCAGAGGATCACGACAATagccacacagagcagcactgACACCAGGTCAGCTCTAGAGAGAATCACGGCGGCGGTGGAGCAAAGTTCAGCCCCAGAGACGATCCGTCCTGCAGACGACACCCAGTGGTCTGTGGACGACTGCCAACCCGAAGACCTGAGCACCACCGTATCACAGAGCGTTCGGATCAAACCTGAACCTAAATCTCCCGGTGCCACAGAGTCTGAGGTCCAAGCGGACGAGGAAGGAGCTCcaccaagagagagagagacagatagagagacagagagacagacagatagagagacagagagacagacaggtagagagacagaagaTGGCAGAGACACAGAAAAGAGTGCAGCCTCTGACTTAACACCAGCCCACAGCAGTGTTGCATGTGGCAACAGTTTCCATAACTACGCCACATGTCTTTTCTGTGACAACAACTCCAGCAGTATTGACATCCTGGACTGCCTCAGCAGTGATGAACAGGGACCTGCCACGTCTCTGTCCTCCCTGCTGGGGGAGGAGGGCTCTGCAGgagagcgccctctggtggagaGTCTCCTGCCTCTCCTCAAGGCCTACAGCAAAGACCCTGACCCAAGTGAGGAGCAGCTGTCTGGGGTGGCGGAGTCGGTCAGTCTGCCTCTCCATGTGGTCAGCAGATGGTTCCAGCGCATGCGCTCCAAGAAGATTCTGCTGCGCTGCCCCCAGCAG ACTAATGACGACATCACTCCACCAGTTCAGAGTTCTGACCCACAACCCCAAACCACTAACACTCCACCAGTTCAGAGTTCTGACCCACAACCCCAAACCACTAACACTCTAGCTGCGTCCTGCGATGCTGCCCCGGCTGTCCGGATCAGTGACCCGCCGTCTCCTCTAAATCTGTCCACTAATGACTTTGTCATCATAAAGTCGGAGGACTCGGAGGAAGACGGTCAGGTCGAACCTCTGGACCTCTCCCTCCCAAAGCCGTCCTCTGACACCGCCTCAGTTACCTTGGCAACATCTGCCACCAAGCCATCAATCCCGGCGCAGGAGGAGCCGCTCAACCTCACCTGCCTCAGGAAGAACTTGTTGCCCGGCAACACTGTTTATGTGAGTCAGGCTGCAGCGGCGGGTGCAATTAGCATCGTAGCGACGCCACTACCAACACTGCTGGCCATAGCAGAGCCGGGCGGAGTCCCCGGCCTCCGCAccgccctctccacccacaagCGCACCATCCTTATCCCACAGCTGTCCTACACCTTCGCCAGCCCCTCCACCAGCAGCACAGCTAAGGCCACACCTCCTGCCTTCCCAGACACCCAGGGCACCGTCCTGCTCAATGACTGTCAG AAGGAGGAAGATGCTGCAGTCGAGAGCATGTCGGGATGGGAGGGGCTAAATGATGGTGACCAATCACCCAACAGGAAGCGGAGGAAGACACAAGGAGGCCAGTATGCGTGTGACCTGTGTGACAAAATCTTTCAGAAGAGCAGCTCTCTGTTGCGTCACAAGTATGAACACACAG GTAAGCGGCCGCACGAGTGTGGGATCTGTAAGAAGGCGTTCAAACACAAGCACCACCTGATCGAGCACACGCGTCTGCACTCGGGCGAGAAGCCCTACCAGTGCGATAAGTGCGGCAAACGCTTCTCCCACTCGGGCTCGTACTCCCAACACATGAACCACAGATACTCCTACTGCAGGAAGGAGGCGGAGCCTGCCAACAAAGCATCCACGCCTCCTTCACAGGCCGACTCCGATGAGAGGGAGAGCGaggcagaggaggaagaggaagaggaggaggagggagagagagatggagaggaggataTAGATCTGGCTGGCTTTGACATGAGCGACATTAGAGTGGTGAGAGTGGGAGAAgagtatgatgatgatgaggaagaggagggtgcaGAAGAGGATagagtggtgatggaggaagatgaggaagcCCACACTCTGGAGGAGGAAATGGTGGAAACCGTGGAGATGGAGGACATGACAGATAAAAAGGAAACTGGGGAGGAAAATCTCTGA
- the zeb1a gene encoding zinc finger E-box-binding homeobox 1 isoform X1 — MADGPRCQRRKQAKPRRNDARRFSNVSEAASDSDDEDKLHIVEEDSIPDSPEEKPTVLQLSTAQLLHNGHDDGNLEPDALIQEIRVKEEPVTDEEDVEDYVSQTPRKGGRVLEEDQSTPERGVPDENGTPDEFSKLHTCPYCSRGYKRHTSLKEHIKLRHEKSDDFSCSVCSYTFTYRTQLDRHMTSHKSTREQRTMSQSGGNRKFKCTECPKAFKYKHHLKEHLRIHSGEKPYECSNCKKRFSHSGSYSSHISSKKCVGAPPAVNGLSRTPGVKAALTLSRPTRVLLREKVDNTPLQNQVPPKQIKQEPVEHELKAAPPTPVLPTTTTSTSANTSLTNAGSGQTLLPQGVVQTLVLPTLVQPFSINLSDLQNVLKVAMDGGLMRQVTSGTTANGPGANGPSANGPGANRPGANGPGAKFVGPFQAQQALVVQSAHPQTQIISAISLPVLDQDGNTKIVINYSVDPQVSSKLSSAVQPCATILQPSGTTPKLLQLNTTQSNTTQSTTTLSNTIPPNTTPPNTTPTQMPSIPKTAAAQVNAVKPSQTSNPSKAPSIIKVTKLVPAHAAQSKLPQPTLLLVRRADGSQSLVFRQLTTVGPNTQLTPATHSSTDPSSAPQRITTIATQSSTDTRSALERITAAVEQSSAPETIRPADDTQWSVDDCQPEDLSTTVSQSVRIKPEPKSPGATESEVQADEEGAPPRERETDRETERQTDRETERQTGRETEDGRDTEKSAASDLTPAHSSVACGNSFHNYATCLFCDNNSSSIDILDCLSSDEQGPATSLSSLLGEEGSAGERPLVESLLPLLKAYSKDPDPSEEQLSGVAESVSLPLHVVSRWFQRMRSKKILLRCPQQTNDDITPPVQSSDPQPQTTNTPPVQSSDPQPQTTNTLAASCDAAPAVRISDPPSPLNLSTNDFVIIKSEDSEEDGQVEPLDLSLPKPSSDTASVTLATSATKPSIPAQEEPLNLTCLRKNLLPGNTVYVSQAAAAGAISIVATPLPTLLAIAEPGGVPGLRTALSTHKRTILIPQLSYTFASPSTSSTAKATPPAFPDTQGTVLLNDCQKEEDAAVESMSGWEGLNDGDQSPNRKRRKTQGGQYACDLCDKIFQKSSSLLRHKYEHTGKRPHECGICKKAFKHKHHLIEHTRLHSGEKPYQCDKCGKRFSHSGSYSQHMNHRYSYCRKEAEPANKASTPPSQADSDERESEAEEEEEEEEEGERDGEEDIDLAGFDMSDIRVVRVGEEYDDDEEEEGAEEDRVVMEEDEEAHTLEEEMVETVEMEDMTDKKETGEENL; from the exons ATGGCGGATGGCCCCCGGTGCCAGCGCAGGAAGCAGGCGAAGCCCAGGAGGAACGACG CGAGGAGGTTTTCTAATGTATCAGAAGCAGCTTCAGATTCTGATGATGAAGATAAACTCCATATTGTGGAGGAGGACAGTATTCCAGACAGTCCAGAGGAGAAGCCAACAGTACTTCAGCTCAGCACAGCCCAGCTGCTTCACAATGGGCACGATG ATGGCAACCTGGAGCCAGACGCCTTGATACAGGAAATAAGGGTCAAAG AGGAGCCTGTAACTGATGAAGAGGATGTTGAGGACTATGTCAGTCAGACACCGCGGAAGGGAGGAAGGGTTCTGGAGGAAGATCAGAGCACGCCAGAGAGAGGAGTCCCCGATGAGAACG gtacaCCTGATGAGTTCTCAAAGCTGCACACCTGTCCGTACTGTTCCCGTGGTTACAAGCGTCACACGTCGTTGAAGGAGCACATCAAACTGCGGCATGAGAAGAGTGATGACTTCAGCTGCTCTGTGTGCAGTTACACCTTCACCTACCGCACGCAGCTCGACCGTCACATGACCTCACATAAGAGCACGCGAGAGCAG CGGACCATGTCCCAGTCAGGAGGAAACAGGAAGTTTAAGTGTACAGAGTGTCCTAAAGCCTTTAAATACAAACATCACCTGAAGGAACACCTGCGCATCCACAGTG GTGAGAAGCCGTACGAGTGCTCCAACTGCAAAAAGCGCTTCTCCCACTCAGGCTCCTACAGCTCCCACATCAGCAGTAAGAAGTGTGTAggagcgccccctgctgtcaACGGCCTGTCTCGCACCCCTGGAGTCAAAGCTGCACTCACGCTGTCCCGGCCCACCCGTGTCCTCCTGCGGGAGAAAGTGGACAACACTCCCCTGCAGAATCAAGTCCCTCCCAAGCAAATTAAACAAGAACCTGTTGAACACGAACTCAAAGCTGCCCCCCCCACACCTGTGcttccaaccaccaccacctccacctccgctAACACCTCCCTCACTAACGCCGGGAGTGGCCAGACACTCCTCCCGCAGGGCGTGGTTCAGACCCTGGTTCTGCCCACTCTGGTCCAGCCATTCAGCATCAACCTGAGTGACCTGCAGAACGTTCTCAAGGTAGCGATGGATGGAGGTTTAATGCGTCAGGTGACAAGTGGCACAACAGCTAACGGGCCCGGCGCTAACGGGCCTAGCGCTAACGGGCCTGGCGCTAACAGGCCCGGCGCTAACGGGCCTGGCGCTAAGTTTGTAGGCCCGTTTCAGGCCCAACAGGCCCTGGTGGTGCAGAGCGCTCATCCACAGACCCAGATCATCTCCGCCATCTCTCTGCCCGTACTGGACCAAGATGGAAACACCAAGATCGTCATCAACTACAGCGTTGACCCGCAGGTCAGCTCGAAGCTCAGCTCAGCTGTACAGCCCTGTGCCACCATCCTGCAGCCCAGCGGGACCACACCCAAACTTCTACAGCTCAACACCACACAGTCCAACACCACACAGTCCACCACCACACTGTCCAACACCATACcgcccaacaccacaccacccaacaccactcccacacaaaTGCCAAGCATCCCCAAGACAGCAGCTGCACAGGTAAATGCTGTCAAACCCAGCCAGACCTCTAACCCCAGCAAAGCACCATCCATCATCAAGGTGACCAAACTGGTTCCTGCTCACGCAGCCCAGTCGAAGCTCCCACAGCCCACGCTGCTGCTGGTCAGACGAGCAGACGGCTCTCAGAGCCTGGTGTTCCGCCAGCTGACCACCGTCGGCCCCAACACACAGCTGACTCcagccacacacagcagcaccgACCCCAGCTCAGCTCCCCAGAGGATCACGACAATagccacacagagcagcactgACACCAGGTCAGCTCTAGAGAGAATCACGGCGGCGGTGGAGCAAAGTTCAGCCCCAGAGACGATCCGTCCTGCAGACGACACCCAGTGGTCTGTGGACGACTGCCAACCCGAAGACCTGAGCACCACCGTATCACAGAGCGTTCGGATCAAACCTGAACCTAAATCTCCCGGTGCCACAGAGTCTGAGGTCCAAGCGGACGAGGAAGGAGCTCcaccaagagagagagagacagatagagagacagagagacagacagatagagagacagagagacagacaggtagagagacagaagaTGGCAGAGACACAGAAAAGAGTGCAGCCTCTGACTTAACACCAGCCCACAGCAGTGTTGCATGTGGCAACAGTTTCCATAACTACGCCACATGTCTTTTCTGTGACAACAACTCCAGCAGTATTGACATCCTGGACTGCCTCAGCAGTGATGAACAGGGACCTGCCACGTCTCTGTCCTCCCTGCTGGGGGAGGAGGGCTCTGCAGgagagcgccctctggtggagaGTCTCCTGCCTCTCCTCAAGGCCTACAGCAAAGACCCTGACCCAAGTGAGGAGCAGCTGTCTGGGGTGGCGGAGTCGGTCAGTCTGCCTCTCCATGTGGTCAGCAGATGGTTCCAGCGCATGCGCTCCAAGAAGATTCTGCTGCGCTGCCCCCAGCAG ACTAATGACGACATCACTCCACCAGTTCAGAGTTCTGACCCACAACCCCAAACCACTAACACTCCACCAGTTCAGAGTTCTGACCCACAACCCCAAACCACTAACACTCTAGCTGCGTCCTGCGATGCTGCCCCGGCTGTCCGGATCAGTGACCCGCCGTCTCCTCTAAATCTGTCCACTAATGACTTTGTCATCATAAAGTCGGAGGACTCGGAGGAAGACGGTCAGGTCGAACCTCTGGACCTCTCCCTCCCAAAGCCGTCCTCTGACACCGCCTCAGTTACCTTGGCAACATCTGCCACCAAGCCATCAATCCCGGCGCAGGAGGAGCCGCTCAACCTCACCTGCCTCAGGAAGAACTTGTTGCCCGGCAACACTGTTTATGTGAGTCAGGCTGCAGCGGCGGGTGCAATTAGCATCGTAGCGACGCCACTACCAACACTGCTGGCCATAGCAGAGCCGGGCGGAGTCCCCGGCCTCCGCAccgccctctccacccacaagCGCACCATCCTTATCCCACAGCTGTCCTACACCTTCGCCAGCCCCTCCACCAGCAGCACAGCTAAGGCCACACCTCCTGCCTTCCCAGACACCCAGGGCACCGTCCTGCTCAATGACTGTCAG AAGGAGGAAGATGCTGCAGTCGAGAGCATGTCGGGATGGGAGGGGCTAAATGATGGTGACCAATCACCCAACAGGAAGCGGAGGAAGACACAAGGAGGCCAGTATGCGTGTGACCTGTGTGACAAAATCTTTCAGAAGAGCAGCTCTCTGTTGCGTCACAAGTATGAACACACAG GTAAGCGGCCGCACGAGTGTGGGATCTGTAAGAAGGCGTTCAAACACAAGCACCACCTGATCGAGCACACGCGTCTGCACTCGGGCGAGAAGCCCTACCAGTGCGATAAGTGCGGCAAACGCTTCTCCCACTCGGGCTCGTACTCCCAACACATGAACCACAGATACTCCTACTGCAGGAAGGAGGCGGAGCCTGCCAACAAAGCATCCACGCCTCCTTCACAGGCCGACTCCGATGAGAGGGAGAGCGaggcagaggaggaagaggaagaggaggaggagggagagagagatggagaggaggataTAGATCTGGCTGGCTTTGACATGAGCGACATTAGAGTGGTGAGAGTGGGAGAAgagtatgatgatgatgaggaagaggagggtgcaGAAGAGGATagagtggtgatggaggaagatgaggaagcCCACACTCTGGAGGAGGAAATGGTGGAAACCGTGGAGATGGAGGACATGACAGATAAAAAGGAAACTGGGGAGGAAAATCTCTGA
- the LOC143483149 gene encoding G-protein-signaling modulator 2-like, which translates to MAAGSSVARMGDEENSFRICYRMEASCVELALEGERLCKVGDYTTGVSFFQAAMKEGTDDLQVLSAIYSQLGNAYFHLQDYSRALTFHHHDRTLTRTMGDLLGEAKACGNLGNTLKVLGRYDEALVFCQRHLDICRDAEDKVGQARALFHFGNVYHAKGKSLCRSDCEPGHLPEEISAALRTAAQYYQENLSIVKDLGDRAAQGRTCGNLGNTYYLLGDFHSAVVSHQQRLLIAKEFGDRAAERRAYCNLGNAYIFLGQFEKAAEHYKKALQLARQLKDRAVEAQACYSLGSTYTLLQDYERAVDYHLKHLLIAQDLNDRVGEGRAYWSLGNAHTALGNHEQAVHFAERHLEITKETGDRSGELTARMNVSDLQLVLGLSYTSSSILSESRDMSSTLHGARSRMERRNSMENLELMKLTPDKLSGQLCGGGGGGVNRLPRAVLVKSRPGLGSRLLSLTRLRGKKQPSSSSKVLQDSSNTRDPQPSHKRASEDMLGDEGFFDLLSRFQGNRMDDQRCSIQQGRGCQFSTVSNSASSSNPPDHMKTSLAECVASPGQEAFAGQLDRAQDRRLDAQRAAGGLSSSWSRLAGPGRARQAVLGQLERTDTSEPDEQFLDMLVKCQGSRLNDQRCAPPTAPARGLTIPDEDFFSLILRSQAKRMDEQRVTLPSTR; encoded by the exons gaTGGAGGCCTCGTGTGTGGAGCTGGCTCTGGAGGGCGAGCGCCTGTGTAAGGTGGGGGATTACACCACAGGTGTGTCCTTCTTCCAGGCCGCCATGAAGGAGGGCACAGACGACCTTCAGGTGCTGAGCGCCATCTACAGTCAGCTGGGGAACGCCTACTTCCACCTGCAGGACTACAGCAGGGCTCTGACGTTTCACCACCACGACCGAACActcaccag GACGATGGGGGACCTGCTGGGAGAGGCCAAGGCCTGTGGTAACCTTGGCAACACACTGAAGGTGTTGGGTCGCTATGACGAGGCCCTGGTCTTCTGCCAGAGACACCTGGACATCTGCAGAGATGCTGAAGACAAG gtAGGTCAGGCCAGGGCTCTGTTCCACTTTGGGAACGTGTATCATGCTAAGGGGAAGAGCTTGTGCAGGAGTGACTGTGAGCCTGGACACCTTCCAGAGGAGATCAGCGCTGCACTCAGGACAGCAGCACAGTACTACCA GGAGAACCTGTCCATCGTGAAGGACCTGGGAGACAGAGCAGCTCAGGGCCGCACCTGTGGTAACCTGGGCAACACCTACTACCTGCTTGGGGACTTCCACAGCGCCGTGGTCTCCCACCAACAG CGTCTCCTCATCGCTAAAGAGTTTGGTGATCGGGCAGCAGAGAGGCGTGCATACTGTAACCTAGGAAACGCCTACATCTTTCTGGGACAGTTTGAAAAAGCAGCTGAACACTACAA GAAAGCCCTGCAGCTGGCGAGACAATTGAAAGATCGTGCAGTGGAGGCTCAGGCCTGTTACAGTCTGGgcagcacatacacactcctgcAGGACTACGAGAGAGCTGTGGACTACCATCTCAAACACCTGCTCATCGCCCAGGACCTCAACGACAG ggtCGGGGAAGGCCGTGCTTACTGGAGTCTGGGAAACGCGCACACAGCACTGGGGAATCATGAACAGGCGGTGCACTTCGCTGAGAGACATCTGGAGATCACTAAAGag acaggaGACCGCAGTGGTGAGCTCACTGCCCGTATGAACGTGTCGGACCTCCAGCTGGTTCTTGGTCTCAGTTACACCAGCAGCTCCATCTTATCAGAGAGCAGAGACATGAGCTCTACCCTACatg gagcgaGGTCCAGGATGGAGAGACGTAACAGCATGGAGAACCTAGAACTGATGAAACTTACTCCAGACAAGCTTAGT ggtcagttgtgtggtggtggtggtggtggtgtaaacaGGCTGCCGCGGGCGGTGCTGGTGAAGTCCAGACCAGGTTTAGGGTCCCGACTGTTGTCCCTCACCCGCCTGCGGGGCAAGAAGCAGCCGAGCAGCTCCAGCAAAGTCCTGCAGGACTCCAGCAACACGAGGGACCCGCAACCCTCACACAAG CGTGCGAGTGAGGACATGTTGGGTGATGAGGGCTTCTTTGATCTGCTGAGTCGTTTCCAGGGCAATAGGATGGATGATCAGCGCTGTTCTATTCAGCAGGGGCGGGGCTGCCAGTTCTCTACTGTCTCAAACTCCGCCTCCTCTTCAAACCCACCAGATCACATGAAAACAT CTTTGGCTGAGTGTGTGGCGTCCCCGGGTCAGGAGGCGTTCGCCGGACAGCTGGACAGAGCTCAGGACCGGAGGCTGGATGCTCAGAGGGCGGCGGGTGGTCTCTCCAGCTCGTGGAGCCGTCTGGCCGGACCGGGCCGGGCCAGGCAGGCCGTCCTGGGTCAGCTGGAAAGGACAGACACCTCTGAGCCTGACGAACAGTTCTTGGACATGCTGGTGAAGTGTCAG ggATCTCGTCTGAATGATCAGAGGTGTGCCCCTCCCACTGCTCCAGCTCGTGGTCTCACCATCCCTGATGAAGACTTCTTCAGCCTCATCCTCCGCTCACAGGCCAAGAGGATGGATGAACAGAGAGTCACACTACCGTCCACAcgctaa